A region from the Conexibacter woesei Iso977N genome encodes:
- a CDS encoding prepilin peptidase has translation MAPALAPAALFGLIIGSFLNVVAWRLPRGESLVKPRSKCPGCDTQLKAYDNIPLFSWLVLRGRCRNCKTSISARYPVVEAVTGALYALVVAVKHDDAAQLVLGLVLVTFLVPIAVIDLDVRRIPNALTAPAAVLAIVLGALLAPHDLPEQLAAGAAALIFFMLPAMLSKKGMGMGDVKLAAVLGLYLGRAVAPAIFIALILGVVVGVAVMTSTGVTAGRKVKIPFGPFLAAGALIAFFVGDSLVDSYTDRF, from the coding sequence ATGGCTCCCGCGCTCGCACCGGCCGCTCTCTTCGGCCTCATCATCGGCTCGTTCCTGAACGTCGTCGCCTGGCGCCTCCCGCGCGGCGAGTCGCTCGTCAAGCCGCGCTCGAAGTGCCCCGGCTGCGACACGCAGCTCAAGGCCTACGACAACATCCCGCTCTTCTCGTGGCTCGTCCTGCGCGGGCGTTGCCGCAACTGCAAGACGTCGATCTCGGCGCGCTATCCCGTCGTGGAGGCGGTGACCGGCGCGTTGTACGCCTTGGTCGTCGCCGTCAAGCACGACGATGCCGCGCAGCTCGTCCTCGGCCTCGTGCTCGTCACGTTCCTCGTGCCGATCGCGGTCATCGACCTCGACGTCAGGCGCATCCCCAACGCGCTGACCGCGCCCGCCGCCGTCCTGGCGATCGTCCTCGGCGCGCTGCTCGCGCCGCACGACCTGCCCGAGCAGCTGGCCGCCGGCGCCGCCGCGCTGATCTTCTTCATGTTGCCCGCGATGTTGTCCAAGAAGGGCATGGGCATGGGCGACGTCAAGCTCGCCGCCGTGCTCGGCCTCTACCTCGGCCGCGCCGTCGCGCCCGCGATCTTCATCGCCCTGATCCTCGGCGTCGTCGTCGGCGTGGCGGTGATGACCAGCACCGGCGTCACCGCGGGCCGCAAGGTCAAGATCCCGTTCGGCCCGTTCCTGGCCGCAGGCGCGCTGATCGCCTTCTTCGTCGGCGACTCGCTCGTCGACTCCTACACCGATCGTTTCTAG